One Hippopotamus amphibius kiboko isolate mHipAmp2 chromosome 12, mHipAmp2.hap2, whole genome shotgun sequence genomic window, AACAGAGAGATCACATAAGAGATAGCTGGTGCAATAAtccaggagagagatgatggTGTCTCAAGCTAGGATATTATCAGTGGGGATGAAGGCATGGTGGAATAAAATGGAGCGTGAGGGAAATAAAGGGGACACAGATAACTCCAGAGCTCTGGGGCAAAGCAACTAGAAGCCTAAAGATGAAATCAAGTGAAATGCGGAAGAATTCTTTGGTTGTGAGGGGGGAGATTAGGAACCAGCAATGCTGTTTTGAGCATGTTGACTTTGAAATATCACTTAGATATCCATATGGAAATGTGAATAGGCAGTTTGATATATAAGAAATAAGGTCTGGGCCAGAGATATCACCTGACTCACAAAGAAAATCTCCcaaattgtttattcatttaaaaccTCATTTTACCTTATGAAATATTTCCAATAGAAAAATACAACAATAGTATAATATCCATTTGTGTACTGACCACTCAGATTTTAACATGTTAACATTTTGACTCTggattgcttttaaaataaagacatttttgtgGAATGACTGAGTTCCCAACTGACCGTACACCCACAAGGGACAGGTTCCCAACTCTCAAAGGCCCGAGGCCACGTACCCACATAGATTTTAAACCATGGCTCTCAGGGCCTAGTTCCTATATTTACAATCACGACCCACTCAGTCCATCTCACCCTTGACCTGTGCACTTATTTCTCTAACTTTGATGCCCGTGTTAATTTTTGACACATGGAGTTTTGCCTTTCTAATTCATGCTTGGCTTagtatttatgtgattttttttctaaaattttatttccttggttttgaatgagaaaataatCCAGATCTTATTGctatatttttcatgaaaaaaatccttttaCTAGTATATAAGTGGATTTTGAGGAAGAAAATTATAGAAACGTCAACGGATTCTCAAATCCAATGCATATTGAGTTTTTGAACAGATGAAAAGTTCTTTATGAAATTGAATATCCTCTCTGTATGCTGAATTACACAGGCAAGGAATGCTGAAGTTCCAATCATTCATTACTAGATTCCATTGTCCGTGAATCAGGTAGTGTATGTTTTAATTCCCATTgtatacaaaattataattcctGGCGTGTAGTGggtgttcagtaaacatttgtaatTATCATTGGGCAATTAAATATCTAAGAGAGAGGGCATCAATTCTTTCTTGGGTCATCAAATATTATGTGATTTCAAGAGATGAAAGACAGTGGTGCTGGGTAGAAAATAACATtaagttttggtttcttttcaaGAACACAGATGCAGCCCTTGCCCAGAAAGATGGAAGTGGCATGGGGACAAATGCTATCAATTCTATAAAGAAAGCAAGAGTTGGCAGGGCTGTGAATATTTCTGCATTGCTGAGAACTCGACCATGTTGAAGATAAACACACAGAAAGTGCTGGTAAGATCCTAAGCCTTGGTCAGTGTTTGAAGTATTCTCAGAAAGAGGTCTTTAAAAGATTCTAAGGAGTCAAAGTCCATAGATTCTCCCATTTATTGCAATCAAGGCCTAAGTCTTATTCCTACTGCTTTGAATGTCCCCTGAGGTCATTATTTGTGGAATGACCTCCACAAATATCCACACCTTAGAAACATGAGAGAAGCCCCTTCAAATTCCCCATCAGCCAGCAATCAAATGAAGAGTGTCTTAATTTCTTAACATCTTTTGGTTTGAGTAGGAAGGGAACAATATTGATGCCACATCAGAGAGATGAAAATAGCACTTCCTATCTTTCCATGTGAAAGGAACAAAACTTTTGAttgaaaacttttaattaaatCACTGCCATAATCTGCCAATAAATATCTTGTCTTCCAGAAGTTTTCACCCTAGCATAGACTGGTCAAggcaaatctgaaaataaaattggcATATGTTAAGTACATGCAATTAAAATTCACTGTTAAAATGGCATgattgttcccttttctcttacATTTATTATTGCTTTTGGAGTTAATTCCTCAAGCAGTAtgaccataatttatttattattgttttagcAGAGACCTAGGCACAGAGTAGTTTATCAACAgttatataattgaaattaatACCCTGCTAACTATGCAAACTCTTAACATCTTTCTAGTTACCTCTTAATTCCTATCCACTTCCTGAACTCTGTGATGAATGAAACTCTGCAGTCTCTCTCAAACCtctaaaaagatattttccacCCTTTGACTAAGCCAGTGTATTCTGGCATAAACCCTCctaatttttcttattctctgtttcctccacctccagcacacactgaggattcagatatacgactgaaatataCTACACACAGTGGTTGGAAATATTATTATGAAAGCTATATAGCAATTTTCTCTCATGCAtctcatatatttgtatatatttgtcaCTTTCATAGGATTTATTTATAGAACTTTTAATGTGAAGGGGCCACCATTCAGCTGGAACCAATATTTTCAACACAGTTTCTTTGATATGCCTATTCTATGACTATTGCTTAGTGatagtttcatttatatttccaaTAATCTTTTATCGAACCAATACATGCCATTAATTATCTGAGGGATTGAGGATGTGAAAATGAATAATACAAAGTGTATGTCCTTAAGGAACTCATAGTATTGTGGAAAAAAGACAGATGTAACAATGGATAATTATAATAGATGTAGATAATTTCCGTGTTCAAGAGTGAGATTagatagaaggaaataaataactttaaacatttttcaatgtggatagcagaaaaggaattacatatatgtaaatacagaaaaatgtatatgcatatatatgaaacatttctctttcttcccttcttagtCCAAGATGTAAATCATCctcataaatttttcttttacccCACTTTGCATTAAAGTATATTCattattcttttctccttcctaatCAGTCCTTTtcacatgtactcttttttttaagaacttttattgagatagttaacatataataaactacatatatttaaagtgtacaatttggtattttttttcttattagtaatgtatatatcacaatccaaactcccaattcattccccctcgcATGTACTCTTGAAGATTATTTCCCATTCTTGCACTTTTCCTTCCAGATTCTTCCATTTTCCAGAATCACTCCATATCTCTGTCTCCCATATTTTTTATATCAATCTTGTTTAATCCTGTGACCTGAAAATAATGGGTCATTTATAAATCTTGGTTGATGTGATTCTCGGTTTCAGAATGTCAGTATACATTCTATGCTtatgaagacaaaataattttttaacttgGACAAATTAACTGACCTCAGCATGGAcgctatttttctcttttctttttcttctttttttaaaagcatttatttatttatttagctacattgggtcttttttttttactttttatttttttaattaattaactaattaataaattttattggctgtgttgggtcttttttgctgtgcgcgggctttcttttagttgcagtgagtgggggctactctttgctgtggtgcacgggctactctttgccgtggcttctcttgttgtggagcacgggctctaggcacgtgggcttcagtagttgcagcacatgggctcaatagttgtggctcatggtctctaaaactcaggctcaatagttgtggcacactggcttagttgctccgtggcatgtgggatcttcctggagcagggatcgaacccgtgtcccctgcattggcaggcactgtgccacctaagaagccccccactatttttcttaaatatactaTCATCTATGAGGGCAAGACTCATGTGTTGTTCTTGTATTAAAAATGCAGGCCAGCCCTACACATCTCTGTATGTATGTGTTATAACATCTCTCATGCTAAAGGTTTTCTTGTGTGCCTTTCACAGGAGTTTGCCATGCCTCAGAGCTACTCTGAGTTTTTCTACTCTTATTGGACAGGGCTATCCCGCAACGGCAGTGGCAAGGCCTGGCTGTGGATGGACGGAGCCCCTTACTCCTCTGAGCTGTAAGCCCTCAGAGTGTTTCATGGGAAAGGCATTTCATAGAGAGGTTTTGCTTGAGTGACAAGAATCCAATAATTTGGTTAAGCAAGCAAGAACATCTGCTTTGTGCTGGATGCTGTGTTTGTAGGAGGACATCCAAAGGTGTATAAAACATAGTGCTTACTCTCTGAATGGCTTATAAAccagtgagagagacagactgGGATTCtctgacacacacagagagagagggaggtctCTGTTATGGATGAATAAACTGAAGCCCAGGTCGTAATGGTGACCTGCCTAAGGTCATACAACTCTACAGCTTATCAATACCCATAGATAGTGTAAGATCTCAGATTTCTTGGTTTTCTGTGCAGTGAAATTGAGAGCACATCTTTCAAAATACAGTCACTGCGAATAGATTTACTCATAATATAAACAGTAATATTATCAAAAATTAGTTTTACTCATATGAGCATTTAGATAGACATATGCATGGTATATTCTTTGAGATAggtaaatgtaatatttttatcaaaatacaatttaaatccATGTTTGAGCAGACACCTTTCTATACACTTATATAGGATTTATTTTACCAGGAGATTGTACATGTTCAatgtgattgtttttattttacagttaaaCCAAGTCACAGGGAAGGTAGATAATTTTTCAGATGGCAGTAAAATTGTATAAGTTGGATTATaatgtgcattttaattttagttagaAATAGTTTTTGTTGTCTTGGGTGACCTGATGCTTCTAAGAATGGGTTTGAAAAttgaggggcagagaggagagaggctggtGATCGCATCTTTCCAGTAAACTCATCCTGAGTGtttattctataattttatcaAGCTTAGGACACTCCCtatgtactttctgtattttagaaataaattatgataacatgaacttttttttcttttttgaggtttGAGATTATAGTAGATTTCACCAGCCTACGAAGCAGGGACTGTGTGACCATCCTCAACGGAAAGGCTTTCTCCAAGGACTGCAGGGAGCTGAGGAGATGTGCGTGTGAAAGAGCCGCAGCCACGGTGAAGCTGCAGAGGCTCCA contains:
- the CLEC1A gene encoding C-type lectin domain family 1 member A isoform X1, with the translated sequence MQAKYSSTRDMLDGDGDTTMSLHSRASTTTQRPEPGHTEHRGPSSAWRPVALVLLTVCLVLLIGLAALGLVFFQFYQLSNTQQDNISQKEERLGNLSRQLQSLQTQNRKLAETLHHVAEKLCRELYNKTGEHRCSPCPERWKWHGDKCYQFYKESKSWQGCEYFCIAENSTMLKINTQKVLEFAMPQSYSEFFYSYWTGLSRNGSGKAWLWMDGAPYSSELFEIIVDFTSLRSRDCVTILNGKAFSKDCRELRRCACERAAATVKLQRLQEPL
- the CLEC1A gene encoding C-type lectin domain family 1 member A isoform X2; its protein translation is MKGSWSKHRGPSSAWRPVALVLLTVCLVLLIGLAALGLVFFQFYQLSNTQQDNISQKEERLGNLSRQLQSLQTQNRKLAETLHHVAEKLCRELYNKTGEHRCSPCPERWKWHGDKCYQFYKESKSWQGCEYFCIAENSTMLKINTQKVLEFAMPQSYSEFFYSYWTGLSRNGSGKAWLWMDGAPYSSELFEIIVDFTSLRSRDCVTILNGKAFSKDCRELRRCACERAAATVKLQRLQEPL